The Anopheles coluzzii chromosome 2, AcolN3, whole genome shotgun sequence genome window below encodes:
- the LOC120953130 gene encoding mucin-19 isoform X10, with protein MKEMVGGCCVCSDDRGWSENPLVYCDGQSCAVAVHQACYGIVTVPSGPWYCRKCESQERPARVRCELCPSRDGALKRTDNQGWAHVVCALYIPEVRFGNVTTMEPIILQLIPQERYNKTCYICQDMGKGSRANVGACMQCNKSGCKQQFHVTCAQQLGLLCEEAGNYLDNVKYCGYCQHHYSKLKKGGNVKTIPPYKPISHEANSSDGPSSPEKEMEPPPPQQHSSSSAAGSGGTGGGGGGGGGGGSGAGGSSSSSSGLKSSSRLSGEPSVGGSSSTSSSSSSSSSKQRKSSSASKSSSGSGSGASLSSSSSSSVLASGGGGGSGGSGASGMSGNSSMSTSSSSSSSSGVSSMSGSGGSGSVSNSSGSGIGGSGIAGSVGGSGSSKTSSGSSGGTGGGGSSGSSSKEKDKYSKSRDKSSKSSKSSSSSSTSGGSGSNFNNSTSTSSSAGGSSNQSKDVDMGGTAGSSSGSMGALGANASSQSSSQSGYSSTAGGGGSGPGGSSSSSSGSSSNSSSKHHSDKPDKGSGGGGSSSQGGGPLSTNSGVGSGRAASLSPAAIPTTLIIKPPQDHTGGSGKEPLSKEAIAKMSTSSNFTETIVVNSESVYNHAGSGSGNAGSTSVIESGKLAMGGSGAGSGGSGGSYGGSTGPTGGSSTGSSSSSSSGGKKRKADARSTPTSSVSSSEMLDANRDLIRDVAVSLVPLSLSKNDHIDPSSIASHEKSVKKAKTETSSPLPHPATALPAPEPNLQNVTPNLIQSAHTSSIISSASSSSASSSSSSGKHQQQQQHHHHQPTPHSPQQPASSQHTPSLVVSVPLSTATVPGVNLPASNNSNSSSHTGSSSSSSSSSSNVNHSASSNSNSTPNIVSPGHHQGSDRGGGGGSHINNSNNSNSNSGGNSNLYQQISHRAGDQLMNASANRSSPVIQQQSTAQNIIQSSSSSSSTAGSSSSSTVGPSIGHHHLERQSPSMRSSPAGVTTGGANVITSLHHSQSQQPDLLSPAGGGATVLQSVSPVPMSTIQRTSSPSTLHAGDNSSSSGGGGGGLKFGYEKQAPTTNARIAALQEEEASTGRRSRTPEMIVSSGGVVPYSMSSTMTAASSSSYGGSSGGGGGGLKFSYEAQPTNPLSAVSTASMMGSSGSVIAAPQVKDSPPSSPGSDAGGSAAGTAIVSGRGTKRNRKMSSNAAAVNSGAGAVPTTSVAGQTGGPSIVPASIVAGGSADAKDGKLFQNGGSSSAAAGGSVVSATHMLGNQLNPSSSVAQKMSDQLSMEIEAHAYVPGPIDAVPTLMGPQFPGKNRTNNSQSMPVGAVGGGNSLSSMLTGGATATANGNTPQSLEQLLERQWEQGSQFLMEQAQHFDIASLLSCLHQLRSENIRLEEHVNNLVARRDHLLAVNARLAIPLNPTAALGGVGMIGGSGGSGPGAGGAATGGAGVGGAGIGSLPGQFNNIHGNGPIDANVITNASAVSNRSSRGQHGPNQQQQPGQQGPAGHFGSGAGSNAAGGGIGSLPQENGIDFRHTNSSHPATNSASIRRNSPSSQPFPSATTATGGGGGGGTTRGAPSTNSSSANNSTVQAQATGGTGSGEPVLPSTTGTTGRSSTLRPSSGPANVSSTGSNSSTGSSSSNNSNSISTGNGPTPAIGGGAGLNSSTVGPPAGTYHQGTREQQQQTIYNTAHQPTHQLRRDDIPLLLEHHQQEHLHHHAHSQPSHHQHQHHHHHQPPVASLPPLPPLPPTQAPLHLHPSVTGTAATLPPSSQGHSQQNHHHHHQQQQQSSSSSSSIMSQSNHPSSPQVLVSRVGVAPVTSSSIRTAPTAAASAHVPPRSVSNNHHHHHQQQQQQQQQSHHHPQHHHHHLHQHASHPYMHGNHLQQHRSASPPPTGSGHGPTTHPHHQLQHHHGSLNSIDGPMAGRGAAITTTPPPPPAPSQPAVVVVDRMMSGHSQRPPAH; from the exons ATGAAGGAGATGGTCGGTGGATGTTGTGTCTGTTCAGACGATCGCGGCTGGTCGGAAAATCCGCTAGTGTACTGCGATGGTCAAAGCTGTGCCGTGGCCGTGCACCAGGCGTGCTACGGAATCGTGACCGTGCCGAGTGGTCCTTGGTACTGTCGGAAGTGTGAGAGTCAGGAGCGTCCGGCTCGGGTGCGCTGCGAGCTGTGCCCGTCCCGCGATGGGGCGCTCAAGCGGACGGACAACCAGGGATGGGCGCATGTCGTCTGCGCCCTGTACATTCCCGAGGTGCGTTTCGGGAACGTGACGACGATGGAACCGATCATCCTGCAGCTGATCCCGCAGGAGCGATACAACAAGA CATGCTACATATGTCAGGATATGGGCAAGGGGTCCCGTGCGAACGTAGGAGCCTGCATGCAGTGCAACAAATCGGGCTGCAAGCAACAGTTTCACGTCACCTGCGCCCAGCAGCTCGGCCTGCTGTGTGAAGAAGCTGGCAACTATCTGGACAATGTAAAGTACTGCGGCTACTGCCAGCACCACTACAGCAAACTG AAAAAGGGAGGCAATGTGAAAACGATCCCACCCTACAAACCCATCAGCCACGAGGCCAACTCGAGCGATGGTCCGTCGTCGCCGGAGAAGGAAATGGAACCGCCCCCACCCCAGCAACACTCCAGCAGCAGTGCGGCCGGATCAGGTGGAaccggtggaggtggtggcggtggtggtgggggtggCAGTGGGgccggtggcagcagcagctcgagcaGTGGGCTCAAGTCCAGCAGCCGGTTGTCGGGCGAACCGAGCGTCGGCGGCTCATCGTCTACCTCTTCCTCgtcatcgtcctcctcctccaagCAGCGCAAGTCCTCGAGTGCGTCGAAAAGTTCGAGCGGATCGGGCTCCGGCGCATCGCTttcgtcgtcctcctcgtcctcggtGCTGGCGTCCGGCGGGGGCGGTGGTTCCGGGGGCAGCGGGGCCAGTGGTATGTCCGGCAACTCCTCCATGTCCACCTCATCGTCTTCGTCCTCTTCGTCGGGCGTTTCAAGCATGTCCGGTAGCGGAGGCAGCGGTAGTGTGAGCAACAGTAGTGGCAGTGGAATCGGTGGCTCGGGCATCGCCGGAAGTGTGGGCGGTAGTGGTTCCAGCAAGACCAGTTCCGGCTCGTCCGGAGGAACTGGTGGTGGCGGTAGTTCGGGCAGCAGTTCGAAAGAAAAGGATAAATATAGTAAAAGC CGCGACAAAAGCTCCAAATCATCGAAATCGTCGAGCAGTAGCAGCACGAGCGGAGGAAGTGGAAGCAATTTTAACAATAGTACAAGTACAAGCAGTTCTGCCGGTGGCAGCTCCAACCAATCGAAGGATGTCGACATGGGTGGGACGGCCGGTTCTTCTTCCGGGTCGATGGGTGCGCTGGGTGCGAATGCGTCCTCGCAATCTTCATCGCAAAGTGGCTACTCGTCGACCGCaggcggtggcggcagtggACCCGGAGgtagctccagcagcagcagcggcagcagcagcaactcctCCAGCAAACATCATTCTGATAAGCCCGACAAAGgaagtggcggtggtggtagcaGCAGTCAAGGTGGTGGCCCTCTGTCAACGAATAGCGGCGTCGGATCGGGACGGGCGGCTTCCCTCTCCCCGGCAGCGATTCCGACGACGCTCATCATTAAGCCACCGCAGGACCACACCGGTGGCAGCGGGAAGGAACCACTGTCCAAGGAAGCGATTGCAAAAATGAGCACCTCGAGCAACTTCACCGAAACGATCGTCGTCAATTCGGAGTCGGTGTACAATCATGCCGGCTCGGGTAGCGGGAACGCTGGTTCCACGTCCGTGATCGAGAGCGGCAAGCTGGCGATGGGAGGTTCGGGAGCGGGCAGTGGTGGCTCGGGCGGTTCGTACGGTGGCAGTACCGGCCCCACAGGTGGATCGTCCACCgggagtagtagtagtagcagtagcggCGGCAAGAAGCGAAAGGCCGATGCACGCTCGACACCAACATCGTCGGTCAGCAGTAGCGAGATGCTGGATGCTAATCG TGACCTGATAAGGGACGTTGCCGTATCGCTGGTGCCATTGTCGCTGAGTAAAAACGATCACATTGATCCGTCGTCGATCGCATCACACGAGAAGAGTGTGAAGAAG GCGAAAACCGAAACCAGCTCCCCGCTGCCCCATCCGGCAACGGCGTTGCCAGCGCCGGAACCGAACCTCCAAAATGTCACACCCAACCTCATCCAGTCGGCGCACACATCGAGCATCATCTCATCCGCTTCGTCGTCTTCagcgtcctcctcctcctcctccggcaagcatcagcaacagcagcaacaccaccatcatcag ccAACGCCTCACTCGCCTCAGCAGCCAGCGTCGTCGCAGCACACACCGAGCCTGGTGGTGTCGGTACCGCTGTCGACGGCTACCGTACCTGGAGTTAATCTACCCGCTAGTAACAATAGTAACAGTAGCAGCCATaccggcagtagcagcagcagcagcagcagcagtagcaacgtTAATCATAGCGCTAGTAGCAATAGCAACAGTACACCGAACATTGTCTCACCAGGACATCACCAAGGTAGCGATCgaggtggcggcggcggcagccacatcaacaacagcaacaacagcaatagTAACAGTGGTGGCAAtagcaacttgtaccaacagaTTTCACACCGGGCAGGTGATCAGTTGATG AATGCCAGCGCGAACCGCTCTAGTCCCGTGATCCAGCAGCAATCGACGGCTCAGAACATCATTcagtcgtcttcgtcgtcctcctccaccgccggttcctcctcgtcgtccacAGTCGGCCCTTCGATCGGTCACCATCATCTCGAACGGCAGTCACCGTCGATGCGCTCGTCCCCGGCCGGCGTGACGACCGGTGGTGCCAACGTTATAACCTCCCTACACCACAGCCAGTCACAGCAGCCGGATCTGCTTTCGCCTGCGGGCGGCGGCGCTACGGTGCTGCAAAGTGTGTCGCCCGTGCCGATGAGTACGATCCAACGCACCTCCTCACCGTCGACACTGCACGCGGGTgacaatagcagcagcagcggcggcggcggcggaggaTTAAAGTTTGGCTACGAAAAACAAGCGCCTACGACGAACGCACGGATAGCGGCCCTGCAGGAGGAGGAAGCGTCCACCGGCCGGCGGTCCAG AACGCCGGAAATGATCGTATCCAGCGGCGGTGTCGTCCCCTACAGCATGAGCTCGACGATGACAGCGGCCTCTTCCTCGTCGTACGGTGGTAGTTccggtggtggaggaggagggctAAAGTTCTCGTACGAGGCTCAGCCCACGAACCCGTTGTCTGCAGTATCGACCGCATCGATGATGGGCAGTAGCGGCAGCGTGATTGCGGCCCCGCAAGTCAAGGATTCTCCCCCGAGCTCGCCCGGATCGGATGCGGGCGGCAGTGCCGCCGGCACAGCGATCGTTAGCGGTCGGGGAACGAAACGCAACCGTAAGATGTCTTCGAATGCGGCGGCCGTGAACAGTGGTGCCGGGGCAGTGCCAACGACATCGGTAGCAGGACAGACCGGTGGACCGTCGATTGTACCGGCTTCGATCGTGGCCGGTGGAAGCGCCGATGCCAAGGATGGCAAACTGTTTCAGAACGGAGGCAGCAGTAGTGCGGCCGCCGGCGGTTCGGTCGTGTCGGCTACCCATATGTTGGGTAATCAGCTGAATCCGAGCAGTAGCGTGGCGCAGAAAATGTCCGACCAGCTGAGCATGGAGATCGAGGCGCACGCGTACGTACCCGGTCCAATCGATGCAGTGCCGACACTGATGGGACCACAGTTCCCGGGAAAG AATCGCACAAACAATTCCCAATCGATGCCTGTCGGAGCGGTAGGTGGCGGTAACTCGTTAAGCTCGATGCTAACGGGCGGTGCTACGGCGACGGCGAACGGGAACACTCCGCAAAGCTTGGAGCAGCTGCTGGAGCGGCAATGGGAACAAGGATCTCAGTTTCTTATGGAACAAGCGCAACACTTCGACA TTGCCTCTCTGCTGTCCTGTCTCCATCAGTTGCGGAGCGAGAACATTCGGCTGGAAGAGCACGTCAACAATTTGGTCGCACGAAGAGATCATCTGTTAGCGGTCAATGCTCGTTTGGCTATACCGCTGAACCCTACTGCGGCGCTGGGCGGTGTTGGCATGATTGGAGGGTCGGGCGGATCGGGTCCCGGTGCCGGCGGGGCAGCGACTGGTGGCGCCGGTGTCGGTGGTGCTGGTATCGGATCTCTGCCAG GGCAATTCAACAACATCCACGGCAATGGGCCAATCGATGCCAATGTCATCACCAACGCGTCGGCAGTGTCGAACCGATCTAGCCGGGGGCAGCACGGAccgaaccagcagcagcagcccggccAGCAGGGTCCGGCCGGCCACTTTGGGTCGGGGGCGGGAAGTAATGCGGCCGGTGGCGGTATTGGTAGTCTGCCCCAGGAGAATGGTATCGATTTCCGACACACGAACTCCTCGCATCCGGCCACAAACAGTGCATCGATAAG GCGCAACTCTCCTTCAAGCCAACCGTTCCCATCAGCTACTACTGcaactggtggtggtggcggtggtggaacCACACGGGGGGCGCCCTCCACTAATTCGTCCTCAGCGAACAACAGCACGGTCCAAGCGCAGGCAACGGGGGGCACTGGTTCGGGTGAGCCGGTTCTCCCTTCCACCACCGGTACTACAGGTCGTTCGAGCACGCTGCGACCGTCTTCCGGCCCAGCCAATGTATCGTCCACtggtagcaacagcagcaccggcagcagcagcagcaacaacagcaacagcatttCAACCGGTAACGGACCGACGCCGGCCATCGGTGGTGGCGCAGGGCTGAACAGTTCCACCGTCGGTCCACCAGCGGGAACATATCATCAGGGGACGCgtgaacaacaacagcaaacgatCTACAACACGGCACACCAG CCTACACACCAATTACGCCGAGACGAT ATTCCGCTCTTGCTCGAGCACCATCAGCAGGAACATTTGCATCATCATGCCCATTCCCAACCctcccaccaccagcaccagcaccaccaccaccaccagcctcCTGTAGcttctcttcctcctcttcctccacTACCTCCAACGCAGGCTCCTTTACATCTTCACCCATCGGTGACCGGCACAGCGGCCACGCTGCCACCGTCTTCGCAAGGACATTCGCAACagaaccatcatcatcatcatcaacagcagcaacaatcgagcagcagcagcagcagcattatgTCACAATCAAATCATCCCTCATCGCCTCAAGTGTTGGTGAGTCGGGTGGGAGTGGCTCCGGTAACCTCCAGCTCCATCCGAACCGctcccacagcagcagcatcagcacacGTACCTCCTCGCTCCGTAAGCaacaaccatcatcatcatcatcaacagcagcagcagcagcagcagcagtcccaCCACCATCCTcaacatcaccaccatcatctccATCAGCACGCTTCCCATCCGTATATGCACGGGAACCATCTGCAGCAGCATCGTTCAGCGTCCCCGCCACCAACCGGAAGCGGTCACGGACCGACGACCCACCCGCATCATCAGCTGCAACACCACCACGGATCGCTGAACTCGATCGATGGGCCGATGGCCGGTCGGGGAGCAGCTATTACTAccaccccaccaccaccaccagcaccctCTCAGCCggcagtagtggtggtggaCCGGATGATGTCCGGTCACTCCCAACGGCCGCCAGCTCACTAA